A single window of Drosophila suzukii chromosome 3, CBGP_Dsuzu_IsoJpt1.0, whole genome shotgun sequence DNA harbors:
- the NP15.6 gene encoding NADH dehydrogenase [ubiquinone] 1 beta subcomplex subunit 11, mitochondrial, with protein sequence MSALFRLTSRAVALQRSLVANQAAVLRTIKTSPKKDETATAPTSLTAEDFANPSPKNWQSYGFDYKDEVEDRKATKSTFFFTVTLCLVWGTFYWAYLPDTQFRDWAQREGFLELRRREQAGLDLVSPNYVDPANITLPSDEDLADTEIII encoded by the coding sequence ATGTCCGCGCTCTTTCGACTGACCAGCCGCGCTGTGGCGCTGCAGCGTTCCCTGGTGGCCAACCAGGCCGCAGTGCTGCGCACCATCAAGACGTCCCCGAAGAAGGATGAGACCGCCACGGCCCCCACTTCGCTCACCGCGGAGGACTTTGCCAATCCGAGCCCCAAGAACTGGCAGAGCTACGGATTCGACTACAAGGACGAGGTGGAAGACCGCAAGGCCACTAAGTCGACGTTCTTCTTCACGGTGACGCTGTGCCTGGTGTGGGGCACCTTCTACTGGGCCTACCTGCCCGACACCCAGTTCCGCGATTGGGCCCAACGCGAGGGCTTCCTGGAGCTGCGCCGCCGCGAGCAGGCCGGCTTGGATTTGGTCAGCCCCAACTACGTGGACCCCGCCAACATTACGCTGCCCTCGGACGAGGATCTGGCCGACACGGAGATCATCATCTAA